In Gimesia panareensis, the genomic window AGCATGCAGCGTCCGCGGGCATCACCACTGGCACAGTACCGCATGTCCTTCGAGAATGCGACGGCACTGACTTCGGATTTATGTCCGGCAAGCTCGCGGATCAGTTTGCCGGTTTCGATATTCCAGATGCGGACGGTCTTTTTGTCACTACCGGTCAGCAATAACCGCGAATCGGCAGAAACATCAATCGCCGCACTCCGGCCTGTGTGCTCAAACCGCTTGTGTTCGGTACCGGTCTGAATATCCCAGATCCGTACCGAGTTATCGACGGCAGCAGTTGCCAGCCGCTTCCGGTCCGGCAGGAAAATGGCACTGGAGGCCAGGAAGGCGTGGCCTTCGGTAAATTCGGTTTCCGGTTTACCCGTCGACACATCCCAGGAAATGGCCGTTTTATCGCGGCTGGCAGTGACAAGACGTTTGCCGTCTTTGGAGAACGACACATCCAGAATCGCATCCACATGCTGGGCGAGCACCCGTCCTTTCAATGTGCGGATTTCGGCATAACCGGCGATGTTCCACAGTTTGAGCTGAGCATCATGACTGGCGGAGAGAATCCATTTGCCGTCGTTCAGCAGCGTTGCCGCCTGGACCCAGCTGTCATGTCCCCGGAAGGTCTTGATAGCTTTGACCGTTTCGACGTCCCAGAGTTTGACTGTATTATCGTGGCTGGCTGAGATGATCATGGAACCATCATTGGAGAACTCAGCCGACTGTACACTTTCCTGATGCCCTTCGAATGCGACATAAGGTGGTTCCTGGACTCGCTGCCCGGAGACGATTTTGGAAAAATCGAATGGGACGATATCTTCCGGTTTCCAGAGCAGAATCCGCCGGTCGTAACCGCTGGTCACGACATGCGTGCTCTGTGGATCGGGTGAAAAGTGAGCCGAATAAATCGGGCCTTCGTGACCGGTGAAGGGGGCCCCTTTTTCCCCCGTTTCCACCGACCAGATGACGGCAGTACCGTCCTGGCTGGCCGTGACAATTCGCCGTTCGTCCGTCGAGAAGTTAGCGTCCCAGACCCACCAGTTGTGTCCCCAGAAACGTCGAATCTGTCTGCCGGACTGCAGATTCCAGAGCCGGGCCGTCTTGTCATAGGAACTGGTTAGCAGGCGCTGTCCATCTTTGGAAAAGCTGATACTCAAGACGCCTTCAGTGTGCCCGCGGTCAAACGGGGCCTTCTGGTTCGGATCTTCAAACTTGCGCGCGATCGGCAGATGTGTTTCGAGGTCCCACAGCTTGATAAACCCTTCGGGGTCTTCGCTGCCCGTTGCCAAAATTTTCCCGTCTGGACTGATCGCTGCTGCCAGCACGGGGTGATTCTTGTGATCGAAGGTCGCGACGATCTGTCCCGTTGCGCGATCCCAGAGCCGGGCATAGCCATCGCGGCTGCCGGTGACGAATTGTGTATTGTCCCGGGAGAGTGCCAGTGCATCCACCGGTGCCTTGGCATCAAATGTCCGGCTGCTCTGCGAACAGAGATGCATCAACCGTCCCCATTCCCAGTTCCGCAGCCGTTCGGGGCATCCCTTGAGTAATTCGATCGCACTTTCAAAGGCATTCTCGTCAATCTTGGCAGCCGCCAGTCCAATGCGAGCGATGTAGGCTTCGTATTCTTCCTTCTCTTTGGCTGCTTCAGCGATTTCTTTTTGGGCAATTGCTTCCTTTTCTGATTCTTCAGCTTCTTCTCTGCTCTTGACTGCTGCCTCACGTGCAATTGCTTCCTGCTTTTGTGCTTTTTCCGCTTCCAATTGTTTAGTACGGGCTACCTGTTCCGACTCAATTGCTTTTGTTAGTGCAATCGTTTCTTTTTCTTTTGCCTGGACGGCGTTGTCCCGCTCATTTGCCGCGACCTTTTCGGCTTGACGTGCGTTTTCGGCTTCGGCACGGATCCAGAAAAAGGCACCGGTGACGATGACCAGCACGGTTGCCAGCATCCCCACAAACACGCGCTTGGCGGTTTTCAGACGCTGCTGGCGGGCATCCCGTTCGGTCTGTGCTTCGCGAATCGTGTCGATCAGGTCAGCGTGTCCTGTCTCTTCCTCTTTCAACAGGGAGAGGGCCAGGTCGTAGTCTCCCTTGGCATACGCAGTGTTGGCGTAAGAGAGCGTCGTTTTTTCGACACCTTCCCGCGCTGTCTTATTGTCGGGCCAGAGGGAGAGTGCTTCCTGGAATCCAAACAGTGCCCGTGAGAACAGTTCGTAGTTTTCTGTTTCCGTGGCTTTTTTCAGATCCTCTTCAGCCCGGGTTGCCAGTGAGATACTTTCGGAATGCGACTGATACTGTGTAATCGCCTGCTGAAATTCCTGGACGCTCTGGTAGCGTTCTTCCTGACGCAGTGCCATGGCTTTAAGCGCAATTTCAACGAGTTCGCCTGATTTCTCCGTAGGTACGATTTCGTTCTTGGCGGCCGCCATCAGACATTTCATTGCAGTCTTACCGGTGTGCGGAGGCCTTCCGGTCAGGATTTCATACAGAATGGCTCCCAGCAGATAGATATCCGAAAGCGGGCTGATTTTGTCGACCGGGCCGGTTGCCATCTCCGGCGCCATGTAAGCGGGGGTTCCCCCCATGCTGGAAGTGGTGATGATACTGTCTGACTTGCGGAACCCGGACGTCGACTGAGCCAGGCCCCAGTCCATGACCAGCACTTCGCCGAACTCACCGAGCATCACGTTTTCGGGCTTCAAATCGCGGTGAACCACACTCCGCGAGTGCGCAAATGCGACTGCATCGGCGACTTTCATCAGGATATTCAGATTTTCGCCCAGGGAGTTTTTGCGGATCGTCTTCAGCCAGGGACGTCCTTCGACTTTCTTCATCGAATAAAACAAGGCGCCGCTGTTGTTGCTCCCCACATCATAAATGGGCACGATGTTGGGGTGGTCCAGTTCCCCGGTGACGACCGCTTCTGCCAGGAACTTGTGACGTTGATCTTTATTCTTGGCGGTTTTGCCTTTCAGCATTTTCACCGCAACCTGGCGGTCAATCGAGGTCTGCCGGGCCGTATAGACGATCCCCATGCCCCCCTGGCCAAGGACTTCCATCAGTTCGTATTCTGCATTATCCAGAAGTTCTGACTTGGTCTTGTCGCTGAAATCCCGCTTCTTGATCACCAGGGATGTCTGGCTGGTGAGTTCGTCGAGGGGGAATTCCGGCGCCTTGATGGTCATTTCCGGGCCTTCCGGAATGGTTGCCATGCCCGGCCCCCAGGCATCATTCATCGTGGCTACCAGTTCGGGGGGGACATCATCAGAGACAATCGTGGCGTCGATGTCTGCGGGCGCATTGCCGTCTTCGACCAGGGTCGCGCCGATATCAGAGTTGTCAACTGGATCGTCCATGATCATTGTCTGATCGTTTGCCGGTTCCGGCTGTTCCTCCGGATTCTCGCTGACCGTCTGCATCCCGGCCCAACTGGCATGCTCGTCTTCGGTAATCGTCCGATCCAGGTCGTTCAGATTCGGGTCGACCAGGGTGGCATTGATCTCTTCCGAATCACCGCTCTCGACGATCGTCTGATCAATTCCGCCCAGATCTTCGTAGGTGTCATTTTCCGAACCGTCTTCTTCAACCGTCTGAAACTGTTCGTCTGCCATTGTGGCGTTGGAATCGTCATCCATACCGGAACAGGTTGTTTTCGATTCCCATTCATCAGAAATAATCGTCTGGTCGATGTCACTGCCAGATTCATCCGAATCAGAGAGGGAGTCTGACTGTGTCTGATCGTGGCGCAGACTCTGGTCATCATCCGATTCTTCGTTCTGTTCTTCTTTTTTGTCAGGAAATTCGTTCATAATGTTACCCGCGTGGTGTCGTTTTAAACGACGATCTCAGTTTTATTTACGATTGATTCAGCAAGGTATCAGTTCTATTCTTACGGTGTATTCAGCGAGATCAGTGGCTCGATTATAGCATTTAATTCTGCCTGCGATTCAGTTTATAGCGCCGATTCAACAGGCGGCTGCCATATTTTTCCAGCGCCGTTTCGCTTTCGACCTGCGTAGCAGGTTTACGGAATAACGAGCGGCCGTGGAAATAACCTGACAGTAAAGCCGCACTACCCCAGGCTTTATCACTGGTTTCCAGCTGTGCCGTCGCCTCAGCAGGCAAGGGGAGAGTACGGTGTTCGTGTGCATTCTCAGTTTGCGGTTCCCGGGGCAGGATGGTCTGCCATTCCGCAGTTTCATTGATCAGGAACTGTTCCAGCAGATCGATCCGATCAGTGATATCAGCCGGTCCGGCATCCGTCATGACGACCGTAGTCAACTGTTCCAGATCTCGCAGAGTGACTGTCCGCGATTCCTGATCTTCACGTTGTGTATTGTTATTGTTATCACCAGGTTTCTGCTGATCAGGAGCCGTAGGTGCATTGGACCGTTCTTCGGTAACGTCGCTGGCTTTTCCATTGCGGATATCGACATCCATCAGCAGACGTACGCGTTCCTCACCCGCTTCCTTCAAGTAGATCTGGTAGCGTCCGTCGGGCAGGGTGCTGAAAAGTTTCGGCAGATTGTCCAGATCGGATTCATCCAGCGGCACATCTTCGATCACATCCCCGTTTGGAGCCAGGATTCGCAGGAAGACCAGGCGTTCTGCGTTTTTGTTGGCTTCATTGATTGCCGTTTCCAGCAGCTGATTTTCCCTGATATTAAACACTATCTGCTGGATTGATGATGCATCCAGGATGACATCCTGGCGTGGGAAGATCAGCTGTGGCACCTGGGGTGTCGTGTCGATCGCTACGGTTGCCAGACCTTCACCCGGCGTTTCCAGCAAATCAGCTTGACTGGTGAAATCCAGGCTGCCGTTTCCATCGGAGAAGGTAAACTGTTTGTCTCCCTGCATCGTCACGAGAATCGGAATGTCAGCTGACGGGTCCTGCGGATCCGGGTTGGTGGTGTATGTATGCTGGAAGACGAACGAACCAGGGTCAGAGAAATTAAAGGTTTCTACAGTCCCGTCACCCCAGTCGATGGTGATATAAAAGTTTTGTTCGGTGAAGCGACCGAAATCGCCGGTCACCGTTGCCAGACCGGTGGGCAGAATCTGCGGCGTCAGAATATTACGCAGGTCCGGAGGCAGGCCGGCGATCGCACCGGTTTCCGAATTGAGCGTTGTGTTCGCATCGATCAGCACGCCGCTGTCTCCATGTCCGGAGAGTACACCCGAACCAGCCACGCTGTGATCAGAGGCGAATCCTGTATCATTGACCGCCAGGAACCCGTTACCGGCTTCGAGATTAATATTCCCGTTTCCGCCAAAGGCACGTACCGAGGCATTCAGCGTCAGATCTCCGGGGCCGGTTGATTCCAGATCGATATTCCCTCCCGAGCTGTTGATCACGGGAGAATCCACGGTCAGCGGGCTCGCATTCGAGATGTTGATGTCTCCGGAGGCACCGGCTGCATTGGTGACTCCAGCCAGACCATCGACTGTACCAATTGTTAAAAGAGCTCCTCCCAGATCATTGTGGACCTGAATACTGCCCGAATCTGTATTATTTGCGGCCAGCAGGGAGACTGCAGTCTCCAGGGCATCTTCAGAGCCGGCACCGGTCGCCGTACGCATCACCAGTTCATCAGCCGTAATATCGCGGCCCCCCGTATCACCGGCATCGACAATTCCACCATCGGTACTGGTCAGGCGGGTCAGGGTTGTGGTAAACAACTGCCCTACGGTAATGGAATCGCCCGCCTGGAGATCCATGATCCCGGCCCCCGCATCAAAGACGGTGCCATCAGACATGGTGATGCCGCCACCACCTGGACCTGCAGATGCGGAATCAGCCAGGAGTGTGATTTTTCCGTCGGCTGAGCTCAAATCCCCGTCACTGCCAAAGTTCAGACTGTTCTGTGCGGTCAGATCGATCGTTCCGCCAGCGGTACTGAACCCATCGTTGATTTCAATCGAAGAGTTCACACCGGTCGCCGTGACCTGAATCGTGCCGACACCGTCCGTTGAGACGACATTCTGCAGGACTCCCGGATTTTCAAAGAGCAGGGAGCCATCCGCATTCAAGGTGATATCGGAGTCCGTGGTGGAAATCTCTTCAAACTTCGCAGACTGTTGTCCCGTCTGTTCGTAATCGATCGATCCGGTTCCTGTCGTGAGTTTCGTCACTGTCACCGGTCCGGTCTCTACGGAGGAGACGTGATTCAGATCAATGTTGCCCGTGCTCGTATTGACGGAAAGTGTACCTGCTGAAAGTTCGACGGGAGCCGAGTTTCCAATGCCGTTGATGGCTTCCAGTGTGATCGAGCCCGAGGCTGCATTCAGATCGACTTCCGGCGAAGCCTTATCATCGACCGCGTCATTGATTTCGCCGGCTGAGGTCACGGATATGGAACCGTCCAGAGCTGCTACATCACCCAGCAGGATATTTCCAAAGTTAATCGTTGAAACATCGATCGCAGGTGTCGCGCCACCTGCAGAAATCGAAGTTAAGGTCAGCGTATCGGTCTGGGCATCCCCTTCATTGGAGACCGTGATCGCACCGTCGTCGGTCGATACCAGGTCAAGGGCCAGAGATTCGTTACCCACCTGGGCCAGTTCAATATTTCCGGTTCCGGTTGTGATACTGGTCGCTGTTACTCCCGTCGTCGCTGTGTTATGCAGCAGCACATCGCCGTCCGTTGTATCCGCTGAAAAGGTGTCGACGCTCAGTTCGAGTGTGTCACCCACGCCAATTCCTGACACCGCATTCATATCCAGACTGGTG contains:
- a CDS encoding protein kinase domain-containing protein, with amino-acid sequence MNEFPDKKEEQNEESDDDQSLRHDQTQSDSLSDSDESGSDIDQTIISDEWESKTTCSGMDDDSNATMADEQFQTVEEDGSENDTYEDLGGIDQTIVESGDSEEINATLVDPNLNDLDRTITEDEHASWAGMQTVSENPEEQPEPANDQTMIMDDPVDNSDIGATLVEDGNAPADIDATIVSDDVPPELVATMNDAWGPGMATIPEGPEMTIKAPEFPLDELTSQTSLVIKKRDFSDKTKSELLDNAEYELMEVLGQGGMGIVYTARQTSIDRQVAVKMLKGKTAKNKDQRHKFLAEAVVTGELDHPNIVPIYDVGSNNSGALFYSMKKVEGRPWLKTIRKNSLGENLNILMKVADAVAFAHSRSVVHRDLKPENVMLGEFGEVLVMDWGLAQSTSGFRKSDSIITTSSMGGTPAYMAPEMATGPVDKISPLSDIYLLGAILYEILTGRPPHTGKTAMKCLMAAAKNEIVPTEKSGELVEIALKAMALRQEERYQSVQEFQQAITQYQSHSESISLATRAEEDLKKATETENYELFSRALFGFQEALSLWPDNKTAREGVEKTTLSYANTAYAKGDYDLALSLLKEEETGHADLIDTIREAQTERDARQQRLKTAKRVFVGMLATVLVIVTGAFFWIRAEAENARQAEKVAANERDNAVQAKEKETIALTKAIESEQVARTKQLEAEKAQKQEAIAREAAVKSREEAEESEKEAIAQKEIAEAAKEKEEYEAYIARIGLAAAKIDENAFESAIELLKGCPERLRNWEWGRLMHLCSQSSRTFDAKAPVDALALSRDNTQFVTGSRDGYARLWDRATGQIVATFDHKNHPVLAAAISPDGKILATGSEDPEGFIKLWDLETHLPIARKFEDPNQKAPFDRGHTEGVLSISFSKDGQRLLTSSYDKTARLWNLQSGRQIRRFWGHNWWVWDANFSTDERRIVTASQDGTAVIWSVETGEKGAPFTGHEGPIYSAHFSPDPQSTHVVTSGYDRRILLWKPEDIVPFDFSKIVSGQRVQEPPYVAFEGHQESVQSAEFSNDGSMIISASHDNTVKLWDVETVKAIKTFRGHDSWVQAATLLNDGKWILSASHDAQLKLWNIAGYAEIRTLKGRVLAQHVDAILDVSFSKDGKRLVTASRDKTAISWDVSTGKPETEFTEGHAFLASSAIFLPDRKRLATAAVDNSVRIWDIQTGTEHKRFEHTGRSAAIDVSADSRLLLTGSDKKTVRIWNIETGKLIRELAGHKSEVSAVAFSKDMRYCASGDARGRCMLWEVASGKLLHRLEGHTRRINGLEFLPDGKTLLSSSGDNTVGNWDITTGKENRKQILKHPDAVLSMDVFASGKKAVTSCADGLVRIWDLATPAVVQTIQPAKGLINSVSVSQDNKRLLTANVQQRMIQLWALDTGKELQVPGRNGQLEPFLDFKARGGMLWTAVFSPYHDSILTVGGRDARLWSGVTAQQLMAFHPHGVVASASYSPDGKWLVTGSWDNSAKIWNTQTGQAEMKLEQKHTGYVNTVRYSPNGDRIVTASDDGTSKIWDAHSGEMLLSLDQPGTHVKSAVFSPDGMKIVTASDDKTLVMWDAKTGKKLSTFKGHAWPVLEVAFSHDGTRLISGSEDNTAIIWDIATHEKKVLSGHTASVESVVFSPDDSRAFTASDDGTAKLWDTESGKEILTLSSHSQGVTSVDFSPNGRYVATGSQDGQAILWLTVDWKDEAVARVVSRDR